A window of Anaerolineae bacterium contains these coding sequences:
- a CDS encoding polyprenol monophosphomannose synthase — MSYLVVIPTYNERDNISQLVPKILAHGDAFHILIVDDNSPDGTGELAEELARQEPRVHVLHRPGKLGLGTAYVAGFRWGLDFGAELIFEMDADFSHDPAMLPVFVEEIGDCDLVLGSRYVPGGGVRNWPLPRRLMSQGGSLYARTILGVPIRDLTGGFKCFRRQVLESLPLDEVQTTGYAFQIEMTYRTLLAGFRVKEIPIIFVDRVQGTSKMSRRVFLEAVIAVWRLRFSLPRPHQPFAVLPPAAPSRYLMEGVNAGRPGIS, encoded by the coding sequence ATGAGCTATCTGGTCGTCATCCCAACCTACAACGAGCGAGACAACATCTCCCAGTTAGTCCCCAAGATACTTGCACATGGGGACGCTTTTCACATCCTTATCGTGGACGACAATTCCCCCGACGGCACCGGCGAACTGGCCGAAGAGCTGGCCCGCCAGGAGCCGCGCGTGCACGTCCTGCATCGGCCAGGAAAATTGGGGCTGGGGACAGCGTACGTCGCCGGCTTCCGCTGGGGCCTGGATTTCGGGGCGGAACTCATCTTCGAGATGGACGCCGACTTCTCCCATGACCCGGCCATGCTCCCCGTATTCGTCGAGGAGATTGGCGACTGCGACCTCGTGCTGGGTTCCCGCTACGTGCCCGGCGGGGGTGTGCGCAACTGGCCCCTTCCCCGCCGGCTGATGAGCCAGGGCGGAAGCCTGTACGCCAGAACTATCCTGGGCGTCCCCATCCGGGATCTGACCGGCGGCTTCAAGTGCTTCCGCCGGCAGGTGCTGGAATCCCTGCCGCTGGACGAGGTGCAGACCACCGGCTATGCCTTCCAGATAGAGATGACCTATCGGACCCTGCTGGCCGGCTTTCGCGTCAAGGAAATCCCTATCATCTTCGTGGACCGGGTGCAGGGCACATCGAAAATGTCGCGCCGGGTCTTCCTGGAAGCGGTGATCGCCGTTTGGCGCCTGCGCTTCTCCCTCCCGCGCCCGCATCAGCCGTTCGCGGTCCTGCCGCCGGCGGCCCCCAGCCGCTACCTAATGGAAGGGGTGAATGCTGGCCGGCCGGGCATATCGTAA
- a CDS encoding response regulator, whose amino-acid sequence MGTHAPTILIADDDKELVHLMASALTRAGYEVLTCFEGQEALQVIQERAGQIDLVILDVLMPKLDGVEVARHMKDDPSTSHIPILLCTGQGEETIVKGMDVGGVDYITKPFSMRQLLVRVGVLVQRFVRADQ is encoded by the coding sequence GTGGGAACGCACGCTCCGACGATCCTGATCGCCGACGACGACAAAGAGTTGGTACATCTGATGGCCTCCGCGCTGACCAGGGCCGGCTACGAGGTGCTCACCTGCTTCGAGGGACAAGAAGCCCTACAGGTGATTCAGGAAAGGGCCGGACAAATCGATCTCGTCATCCTCGATGTGCTGATGCCCAAGCTGGACGGCGTCGAGGTCGCACGGCACATGAAGGACGACCCGTCTACCAGCCATATCCCCATCCTGCTATGCACCGGTCAGGGCGAGGAGACCATCGTCAAGGGGATGGACGTGGGCGGGGTGGACTACATCACCAAGCCGTTCAGCATGCGCCAACTGCTGGTACGGGTGGGAGTGTTGGTACAGCGGTTCGTCCGAGCGGATCAGTAG
- a CDS encoding response regulator encodes MCGMPAVKVLVVDDEQDTRKLVRLTLERRGWTVKEAAGGEEALQLLGQEHFDLVLLDIMMPRVSGYDVLQRVRSDERRHNTKVVFLTAKGRSDEVDYGLELGADGYIVKPFSTRELINYLSGIMAA; translated from the coding sequence ATGTGCGGCATGCCGGCTGTCAAGGTCTTGGTCGTGGACGATGAGCAAGATACCCGCAAGCTGGTTCGCCTGACCCTGGAACGGCGGGGCTGGACCGTCAAAGAAGCCGCCGGCGGGGAAGAGGCACTGCAACTGCTGGGGCAGGAGCACTTTGACCTGGTGCTTCTGGACATCATGATGCCGCGGGTGAGCGGCTACGATGTGCTCCAGCGCGTGCGCTCCGATGAACGCCGGCACAACACCAAAGTGGTATTCCTGACCGCCAAAGGCCGCTCTGACGAGGTGGACTACGGCCTGGAGCTGGGAGCCGATGGCTACATCGTCAAACCCTTCTCCACCCGCGAGCTGATCAATTACTTGAGCGGCATTATGGCGGCGTAA